Genomic segment of Vulpes lagopus strain Blue_001 chromosome 7, ASM1834538v1, whole genome shotgun sequence:
GTTAGGGAACTCAATATCCACACCTTCTTCTTTACCACTTCCCCCAAATCTCCCACTGGGCAAATTCTCCGACTTGGTAGATCAGTGCAACATCTGGCATGAAAGCGGAAACTATTTTTAACAACAAAAGTAAGCATCACCTAACTAACTGGGTTTCTCTGTCATGCCCAGAACTTGGAAGTGAAACCAGGATATCTAATAATAGACAACAGGCACTAAAATGAGTACTGTCTGTTGACAGCCCGAATGTGAAAGGATGTTTGAAAAGATCCAAAATGTAACTTTGATAAAATGTTTGGGTTTTCCCCCCAAATGTGAACCTCAAGGGTGTTTCCAGCAGTGCTGCAGGTAACACGTTCAGATTAGGCTAGTGCCCCTGCTGgaatccttcctttcttctctactttTGAGTATTATCAACAGAAGGTGCACACATGTTCACTTTTGGAAATATGGCCTGTCACAGGACACACGGCCTTTGTCAAGATGGCACCAGGCCTTTACAAGTTCTTGTACACAGGAAGAGCTCAAGAAAAGCTGGTGGGATGGACTCATTAAAGCAGGAAGACTTTTACTCCATCAATTCATGGATGAAGGCAGCTCTTCACGGTCTGGCTCCAAACCAACttactttcattttgtttcaaatttcttCCTTTAGCCTACCCTGACTTTATTTAAGTAAACCaagttctctcttccttttgggCCTCCTTAGGTGCCCTTCCTTCTCACTGGAACAAGTGCCCCTCCACCCTAGGAACCCAACCTCTCCTTCAGTTCAAAGCACGGATGGTGGTTTCCTAAGAAAGGAAGACTTCCCTTAGACTCCCAATAAGGTGATCTTTCTTGATCTGTGCTCCTATAGGTTTTCATGCTTCTCTGTCATGAAATTGTCAACTTTGATACTGTTTCTCTCATTGTTCCCTGAGTGCAGGGACTGCATCAGCCTTGCTCACCTCTGTATGAGCAAAAGTCACACAGACCCCACTTAAGTGAAACTTCTTCCTTTAAAATCACCTAAGGGCCAACAGGATAcaatttccaaaagaattttcCTAATAACTTGCTTTTGAGAATAACCATGtcctcttaaaaatatcttctccatcTTTGAAAGGCAAGGAAACTAAATGGAAAAATGAGTTATCTTTTCAACACCTGGGAAATGGTTGGGGAGAATTCGCAGATTTGTTTTTCCCTAGGACATCTTGGCCTTCAGTGAATTCTACTTCCCTTAGGGTTCAGGATCCTAGCATGTTCCCAGCATGACTTCCGCCAGAGGAGaagttaaaaatcatatttttcatcACCTAATATTCAATCCTCAAGCTGAGTCATGCAACCAATCAGCTGAATCACCTCTCTGGTGGGACGTGTGGAGTATTACAGGAAGAATTTAGCATCATCTCCATTCACAAAACCAAATTTGGAGCAAGCAGTTCCAACGCTGGCTATGAATCGTCCAGGCTAGCTGTTCAGAACAATGTGTCCGCCTCCTCCCTAATCATGAACTTGGAGGCTGGCTAGCCAAGCAATACTCCAAACATTTCCAGGCATGGATAGATAGAGAATTACATcttatgttcagttttttttttttcaatctatgttgtaaatctgggcagccctgccACTGACTTCAAAAGTTCTAGAGATAAAGATGAAGGAATGAGGTGCACATGTGTCCTTACCACAATTGTGTTCAGTGCAACAACAAAATCATTGCAGTACACAGACTTGCATGGATGAATTACCATGCAGAAGGGATATTAGCATTAGCATGGAGGGAAGTGCTAGGAAAATCAGGCCTGGGCTGCTGGGATGCTGAGGGCAAACTAAGAACCCTGTCTTATTTTAAGCCGGGTGGGAAAGCCCTGGGAGACCACAACAGGTCTGGGAATAGGGGAAAGTGTTGAAATGTTCGATTTGTACGGACAGGCTAGAaataaaggggggaggggagtgatATGGTGGGAGATTCAACTAAGAggtaaagaaaactgaaaatacctACTGAGCACACACACTTTATGGAAGGTTCTATAGTGAAATAATGTAAAAGGAGAGTTAGGTACATAGAGCTAGCTCTAACTGATAGGAGGGCCATGGTGTTCTATCTTCCAAGTGAACAGAAGCTGCTGAGATGCCTGAAGAAGTTTCCTCCCCAAGACTTTGAGTTTTTATGCAGGTCCTTTAGAGTCATTTGCATGTGAAGTAGGCTTCTCAGATTGGGCTGAATTAGAGTGGTATGAAAATTATTTCTAGGATACTATATAGAATGCCCACTAGCATCTCTGTATCAAGCTAGCCCTCAAGAATTTCAAGTGAATCTGATAACTAAGGATCTTTGGGAAAAGCCAACCAGTCTCTAttaagcacacatacacatacaaatgcccttgaaatttttctttgccTCACTCAGCTGGCCACTGCCCTGTGACCTACAGGAATTAAAAACTGTAACAAGAAAGTCACcatgcttttcctctttctcttctctttctttccttcatgaaCAATTTAGTCCAAAAGCCATTGGGGAGGGGCTCAACAAGATAGCGCTGCAGTGGGGGTGAGAGGAATCACAGTGGCTCAGAGTGGTGTGGCGGAGCCACagcagggtgggtggggaagagCGGTGATCTAGCACATGGTACTGGGGCCCAAGTTGGAGAAGGAAAATAGGAGATTGGTTATGTAAGGTGAGGAAGGAATTGATCAAATAATAAACACACTGAGGATAGTGAGAAACAGGTATCTTGTTGTCAAGAAGGAGGTTACAAATATGGAGAGAATATGAACCCTCTGGTATTAGATTTGAAAGTACCAAGAATTGAAAATATCAAGAGAATATGAACCCGCTGGTATTAGATTTGAAAGTATCAAGAATTGGAAGTATCAAGGTGAGCTCATGGTTTTCAAGATAGATAGGCATGTAGGTAGGTGGAtcaacagacagacagacaggatgTGTGTATATTCTCTAATTCGGCTTGTTGAAAGTGTCTTGGAGCAGTGACAGTCCAATAACAATGAGCACACCAAGCACCCGGAGTTTGGTTTCTAAATTCTATTCTCCTCTAACAGGAATTAGTGCTATTTGAAGAAATGGTTGATTTCGGGGTTAGGAAAGCATAAGATGAGACTGGAACACCTTGTGGTGTCCTAAAAGACATGCTGAGCGAATAATGAGGACATGTCAAAAAGACACCAAAGTTAGCTTGAAAAGGCTCCCATAAGCTATGTCTAaacaaactaagaataaaaataatggaaatggaTTCTAACCCACTGAATATAATAGCAATCCAAAAGACCACAGTGACATAAATAGATACGTGAATAGATCTGAAGTATGATGAGGAATGGAATAAATATTACATAGTGCCAAAGTAACTCCCCacagaatatttattaattacaaaggacACAGTAATTTTACCGTAGAAGCCTGTCAGACCCTCCCTGGAACAAGTGATCAAAATTAATATCGTGAAAAAAGTCAGTATCTGTCCCTGTAAGGGACACCTGATTGGATATAGTGAGAAGAATATGGCATTATTTTTGTGGTATTCCCATCAAAGATGCATAACTAAATGTACTCATGTGAAAGCATAGACAAACCCAAGCTGAGGGACACTCTACAAAAGTGAGCATGATGGGGCCTCATGTTggcaacttactctcaaatggttcagaataAAAGATATTTGTACCAGGGAACTTTTCTTTAGGTTAAGattatttcaaaatctaaaaattaataattgaaaGAGTTACCTTGAGTCACTGTAGATATGATGGAAGCCAAGTGTCAAGATGGGATTAAGATCTGGATAAACTAAGTCAAATGCCAGCAATTATATGTTAGGTAATGCTTTTTTGGATGGTCTCCAGTAAGAGAAGTTATCCCTCAGTCCATTATGAaccaatacttaaaaaaaaaaaaaaaacacacacacacaaaattccaCACTTGGATTTGAGGACAATATCAAATTGCAACAAGGATCGTCAAGTGCTTGTTCTCGATGTCTGTACTTATTCTCATTGTGGACCGGTCACAGAGTCCAGGGACTAGCCCAGACACACTTTGAGCAGTACTTCTCTACTGCACACGTGGCTCTCCAATTGCCGTCATAtccaaataggaaataaaaactacAGTAGGTCGCACTGTTACCCATAATGGTAGCAACATTAATTACCACCATAATTAGCACCAATCATTCATACAAAGCTTTCAAGAAAGGGACTGCCCAGACAATGGGAAGGGACTCAAGACGTGCCTTTAACAGAATAACTGAATTTCTCTCCAAATGCATCATAGGAcaacaatgaatgagaccacCCCTGATTCCAAGGCAACTGCATTGTGATGACTAAAAGGAAGACAAATCCAATCCTACAGAAGGATAAAAAACATCTTCTACGGAATGACAGGACTGTCATTGCTAGAAAGGATCTGGCATTTAGCAGGGGTTAGCAGAGCACATGCCCCAATCAGCTGGGTCTGCTTTAACCACAGATACTAAGGGTCAAGCTACTGACGCCCAGCAGTCCACACGTAGGCTCCCCCTGCGAGGGTCTGTGCCACACACGGGCCCCCCCTCGGCCAGAGGCAGCCTTTTCCTATAAAAGAGAACAATCCTCTACTAAACCAGACCCGGAGCAGAGCCACGAGAAAGAAGCGATTGCACCGTCAGGGAAATGGCACACCAGCCAGGCCCAGGGTCCCTCTAGGGGACACGTTGACTTCCGTTGTCCGTCTCTGGACACTGACCCCTGGTGTCGGTGCCCCCTGACGCGGACTCTAGCCACACGCAGAGGAGGCTCCGCAAAGAGACACGCAAGCTGCAGTCAGCCGATCGCCGCAGCGGCTGTCCCTGGTGCGCACCTCACTCACCTGGAGCGGTTTTGCAGCTGGACGCTCGGGAGGGCAGCGACGGGGCGCTCTtggccctggggctctgggtgCTCTGCAagacctgtctctgcctcttcagctcctcttccctttcctgggcTGCTCGGATCTCTTCTTCGATCATGGACAAAGTCCGCTGCTTCCTCGACCTCAGCTTGAAGGGCCCCACCATCACATCGGCCTCCTGGGTGGCCAGGAGCGAGGCCGTGCTCCTGAGCTCGGCGGCCTCCGAGTACTTGCTGAAGTAGCTCCCTTCAGGTCTGGCCTCTTCCATGCTCACGGGGCCGCAGGGCTGCAGCGCGGGCGGCGCCTGGGAGGGCCCCCTGTCCCTGAGCGCCCGGTCTTCAGTGGCCAGAATCTTTGGCAACACCTCCCTTTTCTCCTGAACAGGGGAggacacctggggtggctcaaACATGCTCTGCGGCTTCTCCGAGCCGGGGGCCCCAGCGCCCCCCGCTTCCTCCAGACTTGCTCGGGGTCCCTGTGCTTCGGGCCCACGCTGGCTGGCTTCGGACGCGGCCCTGTCCGCTCGCTCGGCTATGGCTTGCTGAATGGCATTCTGCACCAGGAGACCAGCCTGATATTCCAAGGGGTCATCCACCGACGGCGAATCTCCCAGCGTGGAAGAAGGGGAATAGAAACCGTGATCACTAAAGGACTTGGAGACGCCTTCCCCTCGGCCCTCCGAAGGGTTGTCCGTCTGCGGAGTCTGGGGCAGAGAAAAATCGGCCAGTGAGTTCTCCTGGAGGGCGTTGGTGGTTTCGTTGGATGCCCCGCTGTCACTGATGTTGTCCATGCTGAAGTCATTGGACAGGGTCTCCAGGACAGTGGTGTCCTGGGACCTCACGGACAATTCATCCAAACCAGAGTCCAGCTCCTCTTGGGTCAGGGAGACATTCACTGACCTGGAAAACTGATCCAAGATCCCAGGATCGTCATCCTTGACCACAGTGAGGACGGCCCGGGCACTGGTAAACTCCCCGTCCTCTGCCCACAGTTTGGATAAGGGCCCGCGTTTGGAAGGCTCACTGTAGGGCCCTTCCTTCCCCGGAGGAGCTGCGCTGCCCTGGCTTCCCCCCGAAGACTGGCTCTCCGGGCCACAGCTGGCTTTCTGCCCCTTGGCTGCGGATGCCCCGGGGTCTTCTGGAGGCCCCCCGATGGAAGCTGGTCTCGAGATGGTCAGCGGCTTATCTGAGCTGACCGACCCCAGGGGCTTGTAGAAGGGCTTGACGGAGAAGAGCCTGGGTGTGCTCTGGCCCTTGGCCACCGTCTGCCTGGAACTCTCCATGAGCTGGAACTGTTTGCGGGCAGCAGAGAAGTCTATCTGTTCGGTGACAATGTCCTCCTTTGCGTGTTCTGTGGCAGCGGCGGGGTCCCGGGGGGCGGCAGGTGCTgcgcagggctggggctggggctggggttggggcggctgctgctgctgctgctgctgctgctgctgctgctgctgcatcaGCAGCTGCTCCTGCTGCGCCCTCCTCTCCTTGCGCTCCTTGTACTTTTTATGCGACTCCAGATGCTCCTCGTCCAGCTGCTCCTCGATGGTCTTCTCCTGGGGAGGGTTCCACCACTTGGCCGCAATGCCAGGGTTCTTTTTCACGGCCTGACTCCGGATgagctccctcctctccttctccagctccagcATCTCCTCCGACGGCCTCACTTTGCGGACGCAGTACTGCTCTCGCTCGCCCTCGTCGTCCTCAAAGAGCCTGGAGGGCTTCTTGTCCTCGTGGAAGGCGCGCAGCTCAAACTTGGCCTCCTTCTTCAGCGTGGTGAGTGTGGGCTCCCCCTCGCGGCCCGCGCCCCCGGGCGCCCGCACCCCgctgcccccgcgccccgccagCGCGTCCCGGGGCTGGTCCAGGGCAGGGGCGCGGCCGTTGGCCTCTGTGGCCTCCGCCAGGGCACCCCCAGGGGGGCCGGTGGTGGCCTCAGTGGGCGGAGGGACCCGTCCAGCCGCTGCGCTCCCCGTGGGTTGGGGCGGGCTGGCTGCGCGGGCAGGGAGGCTGAGGCCGGGCTCCGGGGGTTCCGGGGGCTCCGGGGACTCCAGGGGCTCCGGGGACCACGTGCCGTTGTAAGCCCCGTCCACCGCCGGGGCGTCGCAGCCACTGGCCTCCAGCACCTCGTCTAGGTAGCGGATCTCTCGGGCCACATCGTTATCCAGAACCTCGGGGCGGTCGGCCGGGAGCCCGTTGTGGGGGGGCGAGTAGAAAGGGGAGGAGCGGTCCATGGAATGCGGGGCGCAGCTGATTCCCGGGACGCTTTTGCTTTTACATTCTGCCAGCGACACCTCAATTTCCATGGCTTGGTGGTCTAGGGGAAGGGCGCTGGGCGCAGGCTCCAGGGGGTCGGCACTGCCGTCGGCTCTCTGGCCCTCTAGCCGGATATCATCCTCGGAGAGCTGGGGGGGCTtctggaagagagacagagaccaccAAAGTCAGAGTCAGACGCGAAACCTCATGCGGAAGCCAACACGGGGGGAATTACTTGGTAACTCGCTGGAAGGAAAAGTGAACCGATGACGAGTTCCTTGGAACAGAGAGTTCCCTTCTAGTAATTTCTCACACGCTCGTTTTGTTGTGGTGACTCCTACGCAAACCTCCCTAAGTTACAGATTCCCCGTTTTTTGTTTGCGGGGTGGTCCCGGAGGGAACTTACAACACATGCTTATCccgtttttaaatttcaaagtaacCTAAGATTCAGATCATTTGAAGACACTGTTCAGAGATcttcaaaaagagaagagattctATTAGCGATTGTAC
This window contains:
- the PALM2AKAP2 gene encoding A-kinase anchor protein 2 isoform X6; this encodes MIAAWMLFSLFTKPPQLSEDDIRLEGQRADGSADPLEPAPSALPLDHQAMEIEVSLAECKSKSVPGISCAPHSMDRSSPFYSPPHNGLPADRPEVLDNDVAREIRYLDEVLEASGCDAPAVDGAYNGTWSPEPLESPEPPEPPEPGLSLPARAASPPQPTGSAAAGRVPPPTEATTGPPGGALAEATEANGRAPALDQPRDALAGRGGSGVRAPGGAGREGEPTLTTLKKEAKFELRAFHEDKKPSRLFEDDEGEREQYCVRKVRPSEEMLELEKERRELIRSQAVKKNPGIAAKWWNPPQEKTIEEQLDEEHLESHKKYKERKERRAQQEQLLMQQQQQQQQQQQQQPPQPQPQPQPCAAPAAPRDPAAATEHAKEDIVTEQIDFSAARKQFQLMESSRQTVAKGQSTPRLFSVKPFYKPLGSVSSDKPLTISRPASIGGPPEDPGASAAKGQKASCGPESQSSGGSQGSAAPPGKEGPYSEPSKRGPLSKLWAEDGEFTSARAVLTVVKDDDPGILDQFSRSVNVSLTQEELDSGLDELSVRSQDTTVLETLSNDFSMDNISDSGASNETTNALQENSLADFSLPQTPQTDNPSEGRGEGVSKSFSDHGFYSPSSTLGDSPSVDDPLEYQAGLLVQNAIQQAIAERADRAASEASQRGPEAQGPRASLEEAGGAGAPGSEKPQSMFEPPQVSSPVQEKREVLPKILATEDRALRDRGPSQAPPALQPCGPVSMEEARPEGSYFSKYSEAAELRSTASLLATQEADVMVGPFKLRSRKQRTLSMIEEEIRAAQEREEELKRQRQVLQSTQSPRAKSAPSLPSRASSCKTAPGTIEKVKPPPSPSAEGPSSQPDLAPEEAAGFQRPKNLMQTLMEDYETHKSKRRERMDDSSYTSKLLSCKVTSEVLEATRVNRRKSALALRWEAGIYANQEEEDHE
- the PALM2AKAP2 gene encoding A-kinase anchor protein 2 isoform X3, producing MAEAELHKERLQAIAEKRKRQTEIEGKRQELDEQILLLQHCKSKVLREKWLLQGIPAGTAEEEEARRRQSEEDEFRVKQLEDNIQRLEQEIQALESEESQISAKEQIILEKLKETEKSFKDLQKSFSNADGAVYAMEINVEKDKQTGETKILSTSTIGPEGVHQRGVKVYDDGTKVVYEVHSGGTVVENGVHRLSSKDVEELIQKAGQSSFRGGHVSERTGIADGSLSHPKEHMLCKEAKLEMVHKSRKDHSSGTPGQQAQAPSTEGPEAHLDQPVTMIFMGYQNIEDEEETKKVLGYDETIKAELVLIDEDDEKSLREKTVTDVSTIDGNAAELVSGRLISDTTEPSSPEGKEESLATEPAPGVGWETMLLKGDEAVSDTTETSNADMTIKKPPQLSEDDIRLEGQRADGSADPLEPAPSALPLDHQAMEIEVSLAECKSKSVPGISCAPHSMDRSSPFYSPPHNGLPADRPEVLDNDVAREIRYLDEVLEASGCDAPAVDGAYNGTWSPEPLESPEPPEPPEPGLSLPARAASPPQPTGSAAAGRVPPPTEATTGPPGGALAEATEANGRAPALDQPRDALAGRGGSGVRAPGGAGREGEPTLTTLKKEAKFELRAFHEDKKPSRLFEDDEGEREQYCVRKVRPSEEMLELEKERRELIRSQAVKKNPGIAAKWWNPPQEKTIEEQLDEEHLESHKKYKERKERRAQQEQLLMQQQQQQQQQQQQQPPQPQPQPQPCAAPAAPRDPAAATEHAKEDIVTEQIDFSAARKQFQLMESSRQTVAKGQSTPRLFSVKPFYKPLGSVSSDKPLTISRPASIGGPPEDPGASAAKGQKASCGPESQSSGGSQGSAAPPGKEGPYSEPSKRGPLSKLWAEDGEFTSARAVLTVVKDDDPGILDQFSRSVNVSLTQEELDSGLDELSVRSQDTTVLETLSNDFSMDNISDSGASNETTNALQENSLADFSLPQTPQTDNPSEGRGEGVSKSFSDHGFYSPSSTLGDSPSVDDPLEYQAGLLVQNAIQQAIAERADRAASEASQRGPEAQGPRASLEEAGGAGAPGSEKPQSMFEPPQVSSPVQEKREVLPKILATEDRALRDRGPSQAPPALQPCGPVSMEEARPEGSYFSKYSEAAELRSTASLLATQEADVMVGPFKLRSRKQRTLSMIEEEIRAAQEREEELKRQRQVLQSTQSPRAKSAPSLPSRASSCKTAPGTIEKVKPPPSPSAEGPSSQPDLAPEEAAGFQRPKNLMQTLMEDYETHKSKRRERMDDSSYTSKLLSCKVTSEVLEATRVNRRKSALALRWEAGIYANQEEEDHE
- the PALM2AKAP2 gene encoding A-kinase anchor protein 2 isoform X2: MAEAELHKERLQAIAEKRKRQTEIEGKRQELDEQILLLQHCKSKVLREKWLLQGIPAGTAEEEEARRRQSEEDEFRVKQLEDNIQRLEQEIQALESEESQISAKEQIILEKLKETEKSFKDLQKSFSNADGDAVNYISSQLPDLPILCSRTAEPSPGQDGTSRAAAVYAMEINVEKDKQTGETKILSTSTIGPEGVHQRGVKVYDDGTKVVYEVHSGGTVVENGVHRLSSKDVEELIQKAGQSSFRGGHVSERTGIADGSLSHPKEHMLCKEAKLEMVHKSRKDHSSGTPGQQAQAPSTEGPEAHLDQPVTMIFMGYQNIEDEEETKKVLGYDETIKAELVLIDEDDEKSLREKTVTDVSTIDGNAAELVSGRLISDTTEPSSPEGKEESLATEPAPGVGWETMLLKGDEAVSDTTETSNADMTIKKPPQLSEDDIRLEGQRADGSADPLEPAPSALPLDHQAMEIEVSLAECKSKSVPGISCAPHSMDRSSPFYSPPHNGLPADRPEVLDNDVAREIRYLDEVLEASGCDAPAVDGAYNGTWSPEPLESPEPPEPPEPGLSLPARAASPPQPTGSAAAGRVPPPTEATTGPPGGALAEATEANGRAPALDQPRDALAGRGGSGVRAPGGAGREGEPTLTTLKKEAKFELRAFHEDKKPSRLFEDDEGEREQYCVRKVRPSEEMLELEKERRELIRSQAVKKNPGIAAKWWNPPQEKTIEEQLDEEHLESHKKYKERKERRAQQEQLLMQQQQQQQQQQQQQPPQPQPQPQPCAAPAAPRDPAAATEHAKEDIVTEQIDFSAARKQFQLMESSRQTVAKGQSTPRLFSVKPFYKPLGSVSSDKPLTISRPASIGGPPEDPGASAAKGQKASCGPESQSSGGSQGSAAPPGKEGPYSEPSKRGPLSKLWAEDGEFTSARAVLTVVKDDDPGILDQFSRSVNVSLTQEELDSGLDELSVRSQDTTVLETLSNDFSMDNISDSGASNETTNALQENSLADFSLPQTPQTDNPSEGRGEGVSKSFSDHGFYSPSSTLGDSPSVDDPLEYQAGLLVQNAIQQAIAERADRAASEASQRGPEAQGPRASLEEAGGAGAPGSEKPQSMFEPPQVSSPVQEKREVLPKILATEDRALRDRGPSQAPPALQPCGPVSMEEARPEGSYFSKYSEAAELRSTASLLATQEADVMVGPFKLRSRKQRTLSMIEEEIRAAQEREEELKRQRQVLQSTQSPRAKSAPSLPSRASSCKTAPGTIEKVKPPPSPSAEGPSSQPDLAPEEAAGFQRPKNLMQTLMEDYETHKSKRRERMDDSSVLEATRVNRRKSALALRWEAGIYANQEEEDHE
- the PALM2AKAP2 gene encoding A-kinase anchor protein 2 isoform X1, yielding MAEAELHKERLQAIAEKRKRQTEIEGKRQELDEQILLLQHCKSKVLREKWLLQGIPAGTAEEEEARRRQSEEDEFRVKQLEDNIQRLEQEIQALESEESQISAKEQIILEKLKETEKSFKDLQKSFSNADGDAVNYISSQLPDLPILCSRTAEPSPGQDGTSRAAAVYAMEINVEKDKQTGETKILSTSTIGPEGVHQRGVKVYDDGTKVVYEVHSGGTVVENGVHRLSSKDVEELIQKAGQSSFRGGHVSERTGIADGSLSHPKEHMLCKEAKLEMVHKSRKDHSSGTPGQQAQAPSTEGPEAHLDQPVTMIFMGYQNIEDEEETKKVLGYDETIKAELVLIDEDDEKSLREKTVTDVSTIDGNAAELVSGRLISDTTEPSSPEGKEESLATEPAPGVGWETMLLKGDEAVSDTTETSNADMTIKKPPQLSEDDIRLEGQRADGSADPLEPAPSALPLDHQAMEIEVSLAECKSKSVPGISCAPHSMDRSSPFYSPPHNGLPADRPEVLDNDVAREIRYLDEVLEASGCDAPAVDGAYNGTWSPEPLESPEPPEPPEPGLSLPARAASPPQPTGSAAAGRVPPPTEATTGPPGGALAEATEANGRAPALDQPRDALAGRGGSGVRAPGGAGREGEPTLTTLKKEAKFELRAFHEDKKPSRLFEDDEGEREQYCVRKVRPSEEMLELEKERRELIRSQAVKKNPGIAAKWWNPPQEKTIEEQLDEEHLESHKKYKERKERRAQQEQLLMQQQQQQQQQQQQQPPQPQPQPQPCAAPAAPRDPAAATEHAKEDIVTEQIDFSAARKQFQLMESSRQTVAKGQSTPRLFSVKPFYKPLGSVSSDKPLTISRPASIGGPPEDPGASAAKGQKASCGPESQSSGGSQGSAAPPGKEGPYSEPSKRGPLSKLWAEDGEFTSARAVLTVVKDDDPGILDQFSRSVNVSLTQEELDSGLDELSVRSQDTTVLETLSNDFSMDNISDSGASNETTNALQENSLADFSLPQTPQTDNPSEGRGEGVSKSFSDHGFYSPSSTLGDSPSVDDPLEYQAGLLVQNAIQQAIAERADRAASEASQRGPEAQGPRASLEEAGGAGAPGSEKPQSMFEPPQVSSPVQEKREVLPKILATEDRALRDRGPSQAPPALQPCGPVSMEEARPEGSYFSKYSEAAELRSTASLLATQEADVMVGPFKLRSRKQRTLSMIEEEIRAAQEREEELKRQRQVLQSTQSPRAKSAPSLPSRASSCKTAPGTIEKVKPPPSPSAEGPSSQPDLAPEEAAGFQRPKNLMQTLMEDYETHKSKRRERMDDSSYTSKLLSCKVTSEVLEATRVNRRKSALALRWEAGIYANQEEEDHE
- the PALM2AKAP2 gene encoding A-kinase anchor protein 2 isoform X5 — encoded protein: MAEAELHKERLQAIAEKRKRQTEIEGKRQELDEQILLLQHCKSKVLREKWLLQGIPAGTAEEEEARRRQSEEDEFRVKQLEDNIQRLEQEIQALESEESQISAKEQIILEKLKETEKSFKDLQKSFSNADGGVGWETMLLKGDEAVSDTTETSNADMTIKKPPQLSEDDIRLEGQRADGSADPLEPAPSALPLDHQAMEIEVSLAECKSKSVPGISCAPHSMDRSSPFYSPPHNGLPADRPEVLDNDVAREIRYLDEVLEASGCDAPAVDGAYNGTWSPEPLESPEPPEPPEPGLSLPARAASPPQPTGSAAAGRVPPPTEATTGPPGGALAEATEANGRAPALDQPRDALAGRGGSGVRAPGGAGREGEPTLTTLKKEAKFELRAFHEDKKPSRLFEDDEGEREQYCVRKVRPSEEMLELEKERRELIRSQAVKKNPGIAAKWWNPPQEKTIEEQLDEEHLESHKKYKERKERRAQQEQLLMQQQQQQQQQQQQQPPQPQPQPQPCAAPAAPRDPAAATEHAKEDIVTEQIDFSAARKQFQLMESSRQTVAKGQSTPRLFSVKPFYKPLGSVSSDKPLTISRPASIGGPPEDPGASAAKGQKASCGPESQSSGGSQGSAAPPGKEGPYSEPSKRGPLSKLWAEDGEFTSARAVLTVVKDDDPGILDQFSRSVNVSLTQEELDSGLDELSVRSQDTTVLETLSNDFSMDNISDSGASNETTNALQENSLADFSLPQTPQTDNPSEGRGEGVSKSFSDHGFYSPSSTLGDSPSVDDPLEYQAGLLVQNAIQQAIAERADRAASEASQRGPEAQGPRASLEEAGGAGAPGSEKPQSMFEPPQVSSPVQEKREVLPKILATEDRALRDRGPSQAPPALQPCGPVSMEEARPEGSYFSKYSEAAELRSTASLLATQEADVMVGPFKLRSRKQRTLSMIEEEIRAAQEREEELKRQRQVLQSTQSPRAKSAPSLPSRASSCKTAPGTIEKVKPPPSPSAEGPSSQPDLAPEEAAGFQRPKNLMQTLMEDYETHKSKRRERMDDSSYTSKLLSCKVTSEVLEATRVNRRKSALALRWEAGIYANQEEEDHE
- the PALM2AKAP2 gene encoding A-kinase anchor protein 2 isoform X4, with amino-acid sequence MAEAELHKERLQAIAEKRKRQTEIEGKRQELDEQILLLQHCKSKVLREKWLLQGIPAGTAEEEEARRRQSEEDEFRVKQLEDNIQRLEQEIQALESEESQISAKEQIILEKLKETEKSFKDLQKSFSNADGDAVNYISSQLPDLPILCSRTAEPSPGQDGTSRAAAVYAMEINVEKDKQTGETKILSTSTIGPEGVHQRGVKVYDDGTKVVYEVHSGGTVVENGVHRLSSKDVEELIQKAGQSSFRGGHVSERTGIADGSLSHPKEHMLCKEAKLEMVHKSRKDHSSGTPGQQAQAPSTEGPEAHLDQPVTMIFMGYQNIEDEEETKKVLGYDETIKAELVLIDEDDEKSLREKTVTDVSTIDGNAAELVSGRLISDTTEPSSPEGKEESLATEPAPGVGWETMLLKGDEAVSDTTETSNADMTIKKPPQLSEDDIRLEGQRADGSADPLEPAPSALPLDHQAMEIEVSLAECKSKSVPGISCAPHSMDRSSPFYSPPHNGLPADRPEVLDNDVAREIRYLDEVLEASGCDAPAVDGAYNGTWSPEPLESPEPPEPPEPGLSLPARAASPPQPTGSAAAGRVPPPTEATTGPPGGALAEATEANGRAPALDQPRDALAGRGGSGVRAPGGAGREGEPTLTTLKKEAKFELRAFHEDKKPSRLFEDDEGEREQYCVRKVRPSEEMLELEKERRELIRSQAVKKNPGIAAKWWNPPQEKTIEEQLDEEHLESHKKYKERKERRAQQEQLLMQQQQQQQQQQQQQPPQPQPQPQPCAAPAAPRDPAAATEHAKEDIVTEQIDFSAARKQFQLMESSRQTVAKGQSTPRLFSVKPFYKPLGSVSSDKPLTISRPASIGGPPEDPGASAAKGQKASCGPESQSSGGSQGSAAPPGKEGPYSEPSKRGPLSKLWAEDGEFTSARAVLTVVKDDDPGILDQFSRSVNVSLTQEELDSGLDELSVRSQDTTVLETLSNDFSMDNISDSGASNETTNALQENSLADFSLPQTPQTDNPSEGRGEGVSKSFSDHGFYSPSSTLGDSPSVDDPLEYQAGLLVQNAIQQAIAERADRAASEASQRGPEAQGPRASLEEAGGAGAPGSEKPQSMFEPPQVSSPVQEKREVLPKILATEDRALRDRGPSQAPPALQPCGPVSMEEARPEGSYFSKYSEAAELRSTASLLATQEADVMVGPFKLRSRKQRTLSMIEEEIRAAQEREEELKRQRQVLQSTQSPRAKSAPSLPSRASSCKTAPGP